The sequence GCTCTGGCACAACTCTCGCTTGATGGTCCTCAGTACAAACCAGTCCAACCAAAAATCGCACACACTTTTGCCACACACACTTCGCATGCTCGATAAACTAGTaactaaacaaacaaatatgcgggagcgggagtaggagctggagctgaactGGAGGCTGCAGGCGGGATAACGAGGACGTAGTGGCGGACAAGGCCTCATGTGAAATGATACTGTTCaaaaaattttcaattgttgGCGTTGTTCTACTCACTGTTGGGCGTCACATTGTTGTCAGTTTTGGTATCTGGATCAAAATTCGTATCCGGAGTTGGGGATGCTCCAATGCCGACAACAGAGGGTATCTCAGCCTTCGGCGAATCCTCTTGCGCGTAGCCCACACGCAACGAATGGTGCCCTGGATCGAAAACTAAGGCTCCAATTTCGTCGCCGACATATAGCATGTTGCCTCCATTCATCTTGGAGCGTCGGGACTACTTTTCAGCTTGATTTCTTGCAAAAGTTCTCGAAATGCCTGTCTTGTCtgcatttatttttgtggcttttttcACGACGCTTGCGTTAATGGCAATCGacctatcgataaaatatactgtctgaaattcagaaatataccgtaataTACCGATGAAGAAGTGAACTTATCCCACTTAATCCCCCTGTtttaaacaggataacaacttgagttaaatcgcgaaaaataataataataatagttctTATTGTAGATCCATCCCATCCTTCATCTTTACTTTACcatgaactgcgctaaatcatattactagctaaacaggaccctcagccctgaatacacaattttatccgattgatatatcaattatttaatttaaaagtgATCGAAGATATGTGATCATGCGTCGTCGAGTCGATGTTTTATGACCATCTAGGTTTAAAATTAAAGTAAAGAACTTAGTTTGGAATTTTCGAAATAAAACGCCGATTAGTTCCGCTCAtcgcaaaaatataccgatttaattaaaattcgcaaaaaaatatacaacatTTTTTCGCCAGTCGAAAAACTACCACCTACAAATATATTATCATAAAAAAACAGGTATCGATATATTcatatgtttataaaattcggggacaacaaaaaattttGAAGATCAAATCCGTCGCGTCGCCGAATAATGGCTGATCCGAAAAACGAAATGGGTACCGAAGCTGGCACAGCAATGGACAGCGAAAGCGGTAGAGACTCCTCAGTCAGCCCAATGGAAATAAATATATCCAACACAAATTGCAATTCGATGATAGTTCTGAACGATTTACGTCTGCTGGAGCTAATTACCAAGTATCCTTTTCTGTATAGTAAAGCAGCGCAGCCGGAACAGGACTCGGAATACGACGAGTGGGCCTGAAATCAGATTTCGAAGGAGTTTAATGCCAGCTACGAGAACTTGCCGCTGAGTGCCCCCTTCTCGGCAGACGAGCTGCAGTGGCGTTGGAACTTGCTGCTACCGACCATGGGCACCCTTTCGAAGGCCAAGGGACAAATTCCCTTTCAACTGTGGTCCCTTGTGACGGAGATCGAACGCTCGCTAAGTACAGAAAATTTGGAACCACCCAGGGACTTGAGTATGGCCCAGAACTTTCTACTCACTCAGCTGCCATTGGTGGAGGCCATGACGCTCAATGAGCGTCGGCGACTGGAAGTCGAGTTCCTCGATATCTCACACAACTCTCGCTTGATGGTCCTCAGTACAAACCAGTCCAACCAAAAATCGCACACACTTTTGCCATCCCAGGTCCCCGTCCCAAAACCAATCTGGCCATTAGCAGTGTGTCTGGTGGCCAGGATCTCATTAATGTCCCGACGGCGACTGTTTTCATACCGATTCAAGCTTTCACGAGCAATGTGGTTGGACCCATTAATCCCGCGCCGGACGTTTCGACACCGCTTGATATCAATGTGATTGGTGCCAAGAAGGAACCCGTTGAGTGCCCGCCGTCTGTTTCACCACCGCTGGACATTAAGACAGAGGTGGAGGTGGCCCTTGCGGCCATTGAGCTTGCCATTGAGATGGAAAATGTACGGGAAAATAACCCAGAAGAGGCACAAGAGAAATCACCGGAGAAAAACCGCACTCCCGTGGAGAAGCCCGATGATGCCACTCTAAATCCTAATCCGCGGTATATACCGATCAAGAGCGCCAAGTACTACACAAAGAAGCTACTCGTTCGGGTGAAGCGCATTGATCAGGACTAGTATTTGCCGCTGTCCAGCATGGCAAAGCGCCCAAAGAAACGTGAATCCATGTACATCAAATGCACAtaagtttattttaaaaaatacatTACTATAAATTACAACTTAAGGCTATTCTTTAATCCGAATTGGTTTTCATATTTCGTTTGCTTCGCATGCTCGATAAACTAGTaactaaacaaacaaatatgcgggagcgggagtaggagctggagctgaactGGAGGCTGCAGGCGGGATAACGAGGACGTAGTGGCGGACAAGGCCTCATGTGAAATCATGTGAAATGATACTGTTCAAAGAATTTTCAATTGTTGGCGTTGTTCTACTCACTGTTGGGCGTCACATTGTTGTCAGTTTTGGTATCTGGATCAAGATTCGTATCCGGAGTTGGGGATGATCCAATGCCGACAACAGAGGGTATCTCAGCCTTCGGCGAATCCTCTTGCGCGTAGCCCACACGCAACGAATGGTGCCCTGGATCGAAAACTAAGGCTCCAATTTCGTCGCCGCCATATAGCATGTTGCCTCCATTCATCTTGGAGCGTCGGGACTACTTTTCAGCTTGATTTCTTGCAAAAGTTCTCGAAATGCCTGTCTTgtctgtatttattttttgtggcttttttcACGACGCTTGCGTCAATGGCAATCGacctatcgataaaatatactgtctgaaattcagaaatataccgtaataTACCGATGAAGAAGTGAACTTATCCCACTTAATCCCCCTGTtttaaacaggataacaaCTTGAGTTAAGTcgcgaaaaataataataataataatagttctTATTGTAGATCCATCCCATCCTTCATCTTTAATTTACcatgaactgcgctaaatcaTATTACTAGCTAAACAGGACCCTCAGCCCTAAATAcacaattttatccgattgatatatcaattatttaatttaaaagtgATCGAAGATATGTGATCATGCGTCGTCGAGTCGATGTTTTATGACCATCTGGTTTAAAATTAAAGTAAAGAACTTAGTTTGGAATTTTCGAAATAAAACGCCGATTAGTTCCGCTCAtcgcaaaaatataccgatttaattaaaattcgcaaaaaaatatacaacatTTTTTCGCCAGTCGAAAAACTACCACCTACAAATATATTATCATAAAAAAACAGGTATCGATATATTcatatgtttataaaattcGGGGACAACCAAAAATTTTGAAGATCAAATCCGTCGCGTCGCCGAATAATGGCTGATCCGAAAAACGAAATGGGTACCGAAGCTGGCACAGCAATGGACAGCGAAAGCGGTAGAGACTCCTCAGTCAGCCCAATGGAAATAAATATATCCAACACAAATTGCAATTCGATGATAGTTCTGAACGATTTACGTCTGCTGGAGCTGATTACCAAGTATCCTTTTCTGTATAGTAAAGCAGCGCAGCCGGAACAGGACTCGGAATACGACGAGTGGGCCTGGAATCAGATTTCGAAGGAGTTTAATGCCAGCTACGAGAACTTGCCGCTGAGTGCCCCCTTCTCGGCAGACGAGCTGCAGTGGCGTTGGAACTTGCTGCTACCGACCATGGGCACCCTTTCGAAGGCGAAGGGACAAATTCCCTTTCAACTGTGGTCCCTTGTGACGGAGATCGAACGCTCGCTAAGTACAGAAAATTTGGAACCACCCAGGGACTTGATTATGGCCCAGAACTTTCTACTCACTCAGCTGCCATTGGTGGAGGCCATGACGCTCAATGAGCGTCGGCGACTGGAAGTCGTGTTCCTCGATATCTTATTCTAACACGAAATGGAGACACATGCGTCCGTACCACTGGGTCCCGAAGATCAGGCCACAGTCAAGACCGAATACGATGAATTCCTCAGATCTGTTCGGGTCAAGGAGCTGCCCATATCGGCTCTGGCACAACTCTCGCTTGATGGTCCTCAGTACAAACCAGTCCAACCAAAAATCGCACACACTTTTGCCATCCCAGGTCCCCGTCCCAAAACCAATCTGGCCATTAGCAGTGTGTCTGGTGGCCAGGATCTCATTAATGTCCCGACGGCGACTGTTTTCATACCGATTCAAGCTTTCACGAGCAATGTGGTTGGACCCATTAATCCCGCGCCGGACGTTTCGACACCGCTTGATATCAATGTGATTGGTGCCAAGAAGGAACCCGTTGAGTGCCCGCCGTCTGTTTCACCACCGCTGGACATTAAGACAGAGGTGGAGGTGGCCCTTGCGGCCATTGAGCTTGCCATTGAGATGGAAAATGTACGGGAAAATAACCCAGAAGAGGCACAAGAGAAATCACCGGAGAAAAACCGCACTCCCGTGGAGAAGCCCGATGATGCCACTCTAAATCCTAATCCGCGGTATATACCGATCAAGAGCGCCAAGTACTACACAAAGAAGCTACTCGTTCGGGTGAAGCGCATTGATCAGGACTAGTATTTGCCGCTGTCCAGCATGGCAAAGCGCCCAAAGAAACGTGAATCCATGTACATCAAATGCACAtaagtttattttaaaaaatacatTACTATAAATTACAACTTAAGGCTATTCTTTAATCCGAATTGGTTTTCATATTTCGTTTGCTTCGCATGCTCGATAAACTAGTaactaaacaaacaaatatgcgggagcgggagtaggagctggagctgaactGGAGGCTGCAGGCGGGATAACGAGGACGTAGTGGCGGACAAGGCCTCATGTGAAATCATGTGAAATGATACTGTTCAAAGAATTTTCAATTGTTGGCGTTGTTCTACTCACTGTTGGGCGTCACATTGTTGTCAGTTTTGGTATCTGGATCAAGATTCGTATCCGGAGTTGGGGATGCTCCAATGCCGACAACAGAGGGTATCTCAGCCTTCGGCGAATCCTCTTGCGCGTAGCCCACACGCAACGAATGGTGCCCTCGATCGAAAACTAAGGCTCCAATTTCGTCGCCGACATATAGCATGTTGCCTCCATTCATCTTGGAGCGTCGGGACTACTTTTCAGCTTGATTTCTTGCAAAAGTTCTCGAAATGCCTGTCTTgtctgtatttattttttgtggcttttttcACGACGCTTGCGTTAATGGCAATCGacctatcgataaaatatactgtctgaaattcagaaatataccgtaataTACCGATGAAGAAGTGAACTTATCCCACTTAATCCCCCTGTtttaaacaggataacaacttgagttaaatcgcgaaaaataataataataataatagttctTATTGTAGATCCATCCCATCCTTCATCTTTAATTTACcatgaactgcgctaaatcaTATTACTAGCTAAACAGGACCCTCAGCCCTAAATAcacaattttatccgattgatatatcaattatttaatttaaaagtgATCGAAGATATGTGATCATGCGTCGTCGAGTCGATGTTTTATGACCATCTGGTTTAAAATTAAAGTAAAGAACTTAGTTTGGAATTTTCGAAATAAAACGCCGATTAGTTCCGCTCAtcgcaaaaatataccgatttaattaaaattcgcaaaaaaatatacaacatTTTTTCGCCAGTCGAAAAACTACCACCTACAAATATATTATCATAAAAAAACAGGTATCGATATATTCATATGTTTACAAAATTCGGggacaacaaaaaattttGAAGATCAAATCCGTCGCGTCGCCGATAACGGCTGATCCGAAAAACGAAATGGGTACCGAAGCTGGCACAGCAATGGACAGCGAAAGCGGTAGAGACTCCTCAGTCAGCCCAATGGAAATAAATATATCCAACACAAATTGCAATTCGATGATAGTTCTGAACGATTTACGTCTGCTGGAGCTGATTACCAAGTATCCTTTTCTGTATAGTAAAGCAGCGCAGCCGGAACAGGACTCGGAATACGACGAGTGGGCCTGGAATCAGATTTCGAAGGAGTTTAATGCCAGCTACGAGAACTTGCCGCTGAGTGCCCCCTTCTCGGCAGACGAGCTGCAGTGGCGTTGGAACTTGCTGCTACCGACCATGGGCACCTTTTCGAAGGCGAAGGGACAAATTCCCTTTCAACTGTGGTCCCTTGTGACGGAGATCGAACGCTCGCTAAGTACAGAAAATTTGGAACCACCCAGGGACTTGATTATGGCCCAGAACTTTCTAATCACTCAGCTGCCATTGGTGGAGGCCATGACGCTCAATGAGCGTCGGCGACTGGAAGTCGTGTTCCTCGATATCTTATTCTAACACGAAATGGAGACACATGCGTCCGTACCACTGGGTCCCGAAGAGCAGGCCACAGTCAAGACCGAATACGATGAATTCCTCAGATCTGTTCGGGTCAAGGAGCTGCCCATATCGGCTCTGGCACAACTCTCGCTTGATGGTCCTCAGTACAAACCAGTCCAACCAAAAATCGCACACACTTTTGCCATCCCAGGTCCCCGTCCCAAAACCAATCTGGCCATTAGCAGTGTGTCTGGTGGCCAGGATCTCATTAATGTCCCGACGGCGACTGTTTTCATACCGATTCAAGCTTTCACGAGCAATGTGGTTGGACCCATTAATCCCGCGCCGGACGTTTCGACACCGCTTGATATCAATGTGATTGGTGCCAAGAAGGAACCCGTTGAGTGCCCGCCGTCTGTTTCACCACCGCTGGACATTAAGACAGAGGTGGAGGTGGCCCTTGCGGCCATTGAGCTTGCCATTGAGATGGAAAATGTACGGGAAAATAACCCAGAAGAGGCACAAGAGAAATCACCGGAGAAAAACCGCACTCCCGTGGAGAAGCCCGATGATGCCACTCTAAATCCTAATCCGCGGTATATACCGATCAAGAGCGCCAAGTACTACACAAAGAAGCTACTCGTTCGGGTGAAGCGCATTGATCAGGACTAGTATTTGCCGCTGTCCAGCATGGCAAAGCGCCCAAAGAAACGTGAATCCATGTACATCAAATGCACAtaagtttattttaaaaaatacatTACTATAAATTACAACTTAAGGCTATTCTTTAATCCGAATTGGTTTTCATATTTCGTTTGCTTCGCATGCTCGATAAACTAGTaactaaacaaacaaatatgcgggagcgggagtaggagctggagctgaactGGAGGCTGCAGGCGGGATAACGAGGACGTAGTGGCGGACAAGGCCTCATGTGAAATCATGTGAAATGATACTGTTCAAAGAATTTTCAATTGTTGGCGTTGTTCTACTCACTGTTGGGCGTCACATTGTTGTCAGTTTTGGTATCTGGATCAAGATTCGTATCCGGAGTTGGGGATGCTCCAATGCCGACAACAGAGGGTATCTCAGCCTTCGGCGAATCCTCTTGCGCGTAGCCCACACGCAACGAATGGTGCCCTGGATCGAAAACTAAGGCTCCAATTTCGTCGCCGACATATAGCATGTTGCCTCCATTCATCTTGGAGCGTCGGGACTACTTTTCAGCTTGATTTCTTGCAAAAGTTCTCGAAATGCCTGTCTTgtctgtatttattttttgtggcttttttcACGACGCTTGCGTTAATGGCAATCGacctatcgataaaatatactgtctgaaattcagaaatataccgtaataTACCGATGAAGAAGTGAACTTATCCCACTTAATCCCCCTGTtttaaacaggataacaacttgagttaaatcgcgaaaaataataataataataatagttctTATTGTAGATCCATCCCATCCTTCATCTTTAATTTACcatgaactgcgctaaatcaTATTACTAGCTAAACAGGACCCTCAGCCCTAAATAcacaattttatccgattgatatatcaattatttaatttaaaagtgATCGAAGATATGTGATCATGCGTCGTCGAGTCGATGTTTTATGACCATCTGGTTTAAAATTAAAGTAAAGAACTTAGTTTGGAATTTTCGAAATAAAACGCCGATTAGTTCCGCTCAtcgcaaaaatataccgatttaattaaaattcgcaaaaaaatatacaacatTTTTTCGCCAGTCGAAAAACTACCACCTACAAATATATTATCATAAAAAAACAGGTATCGATATATTCATATGTTTACAAAATTCGGggacaacaaaaaattttGAAGATCAAATCCGTCGCGTCGCCGATAACGGCTGATCCGAAAAACGAAATGGGTACCGAAGCTGGCACAGCAATGGACAGCGAAAGCGGTAGAGACTCCTCAGTCAGCCCAATGGAAATAAATATATCCAACACAAATTGCAATTCGATGATAGTTCTGAACGATTTACGTCTGCTGGAGCTGATTACCAAGTATCCTTTTCTGTATAGTAAAGCAGCGCAGCCGGAACAGGACTCGGAATACGACGAGTGGGCCTGGAATCAGATTTCGAAGGAGTTTAATGCCAGCTACGAGAACTTGCCGCTGAGTGCCCCCTTCTCGGCAGACGAGCTGCAGTGGCGTTGGAACTTGCTGCTACCGACCATGGGCACCTTTTCGAAGGCGAAGGGACAAATTCCCTTTCAACTGTGGTCCCTTGTGACGGAGATCGAACGCTCGCTAAGTACAGAAAATTTGGAACCACCCAGGGACTTGATTATGGCCCAGAACTTTCTAATCACTCAGCTGCCATTGGTGGAGGCCATGACGCTCAATGAGCGTCGGCGACTGGAAGTCGTGTTCCTCGATATCTTATTCTAACACGAAATGGAGACACATGCGTCCGTACCACTGGGTCCCGAAGAGCAGGCCACAGTCAAGACCGAATACGATGAATTCCTCAGATCTGTTCGGGTCAAGGAGCTGCCCATATCGGCTCTGGCACAACTCTCGCTTGATGGTCCTCAGTACAAACCAGTCCAACCAAAAATCGCACACACTTTTGCCATCCCAGGTCCCCGTCCCAAAACCAATCTGGCCATTAGCAGTGTGTCTGGTGGCCAGGATCTCATTAATGTCCCGACGGCGACTGTTTTCATACCGATTCAAGCTTTCACGAGCAATGTGGTTGGACCCATTAATCCCGCGCCGGACGTTTCGACACCGCTTGATATCAATGTGATTGGTGCCAAGAAGGAACCCGTTGAGTGCCCGCCGTCTGTTTCACCACCGCTGGACATTAAGACAGAGGTGGAGGTGGCCCTTGCGGCCATTGAGCTTGCCATTGAGATGGAAAATGTACGGGAAAATAACCCAGAAGAGGCACAAGAGAAATCACCGGAGAAAAACCGCACTCCCGTGGAGAAGCCCGATGATGCCACTCTAAATCCTAATCCGCGGTATATACCGATCAAGAGCGCCAAGTACTACACAAAGAAGCTACTCGTTCGGGTGAAGCGCATTGATCAGGACTAGTATTTGCCGCTGTCCAGCATGGCAAAGCGCCCAAAGAAACGTGAATCCATGTACATCAAATGCACAtaagtttattttaaaa is a genomic window of Drosophila miranda strain MSH22 chromosome Y unlocalized genomic scaffold, D.miranda_PacBio2.1 Contig_Y5_pilon, whole genome shotgun sequence containing:
- the LOC117195042 gene encoding actin-related protein 4-like isoform X1, whose translation is MNGGNMLYVGDEIGALVFDPGHHSLRVGYAQEDSPKAEIPSVVGIGASPTPDTNFDPDTKTDNNVTPNRGLVRHYVLVIPPAASSSAPAPTPAPAYLFV
- the LOC117195042 gene encoding actin-like protein 6B isoform X3; its protein translation is MNGGNMLYVGDEIGALVFDPGHHSLRVGYAQEDSPKAEIPSVVGIGASPTPDTNFDPDTKTDNNVTPNTSSSAPAPTPAPAYLFV
- the LOC117195042 gene encoding actin-related protein 4-like isoform X2, with product MNGGNMLYVGDEIGALVFDPGHHSLRVGYAQEDSPKAEIPSVVGIGASPTPDTNFDPDTKTDNNVTPNSLVRHYVLVIPPAASSSAPAPTPAPAYLFV
- the LOC117195023 gene encoding actin-related protein 4-like isoform X4, with the protein product MNGGNMLYGGDEIGALVFDPGHHSLRVGYAQEDSPKAEIPSVVGIGSSPTPDTNLDPDTKTDNNVTPNSPLVVFRVLFRLRCFTIQKRILGN
- the LOC117194995 gene encoding uncharacterized protein LOC117194995 is translated as METHASVPLGPEDQATVKTEYDEFLRSVRVKELPISALAQLSLDGPQYKPVQPKIAHTFAIPGPRPKTNLAISSVSGGQDLINVPTATVFIPIQAFTSNVVGPINPAPDVSTPLDINVIGAKKEPVECPPSVSPPLDIKTEVEVALAAIELAIEMENVRENNPEEAQEKSPEKNRTPVEKPDDATLNPNPRYIPIKSAKYYTKKLLVRVKRIDQD
- the LOC117195023 gene encoding actin-related protein 4-like isoform X1; this encodes MNGGNMLYGGDEIGALVFDPGHHSLRVGYAQEDSPKAEIPSVVGIGSSPTPDTNLDPDTKTDNNVTPNISFHMISHEALSATTSSLSRLQPPVQLQLLLPLPHICLFSY
- the LOC117195023 gene encoding actin-like protein 6B isoform X5; translation: MNGGNMLYGGDEIGALVFDPGHHSLRVGYAQEDSPKAEIPSVVGIGSSPTPDTNLDPDTKTDNNVTPNTSSSAPAPTPAPAYLFV
- the LOC117195023 gene encoding actin-related protein 4-like isoform X2, with protein sequence MNGGNMLYGGDEIGALVFDPGHHSLRVGYAQEDSPKAEIPSVVGIGSSPTPDTNLDPDTKTDNNVTPNRGLVRHYVLVIPPAASSSAPAPTPAPAYLFV
- the LOC117195023 gene encoding actin-related protein 4-like isoform X3 translates to MNGGNMLYGGDEIGALVFDPGHHSLRVGYAQEDSPKAEIPSVVGIGSSPTPDTNLDPDTKTDNNVTPNSLVRHYVLVIPPAASSSAPAPTPAPAYLFV
- the LOC117195021 gene encoding actin-related protein 4-like isoform X1 translates to MNGGNMLYVGDEIGALVFDRGHHSLRVGYAQEDSPKAEIPSVVGIGASPTPDTNLDPDTKTDNNVTPNISFHMISHEALSATTSSLSRLQPPVQLQLLLPLPHICLFSY
- the LOC117195021 gene encoding actin-like protein 6B isoform X4, with the translated sequence MNGGNMLYVGDEIGALVFDRGHHSLRVGYAQEDSPKAEIPSVVGIGASPTPDTNLDPDTKTDNNVTPNTSSSAPAPTPAPAYLFV
- the LOC117195021 gene encoding actin-related protein 4-like isoform X2, coding for MNGGNMLYVGDEIGALVFDRGHHSLRVGYAQEDSPKAEIPSVVGIGASPTPDTNLDPDTKTDNNVTPNRGLVRHYVLVIPPAASSSAPAPTPAPAYLFV
- the LOC117195021 gene encoding actin-related protein 4-like isoform X3; the protein is MNGGNMLYVGDEIGALVFDRGHHSLRVGYAQEDSPKAEIPSVVGIGASPTPDTNLDPDTKTDNNVTPNSLVRHYVLVIPPAASSSAPAPTPAPAYLFV
- the LOC117194992 gene encoding uncharacterized protein LOC117194992 — translated: METHASVPLGPEEQATVKTEYDEFLRSVRVKELPISALAQLSLDGPQYKPVQPKIAHTFAIPGPRPKTNLAISSVSGGQDLINVPTATVFIPIQAFTSNVVGPINPAPDVSTPLDINVIGAKKEPVECPPSVSPPLDIKTEVEVALAAIELAIEMENVRENNPEEAQEKSPEKNRTPVEKPDDATLNPNPRYIPIKSAKYYTKKLLVRVKRIDQDEYLPLSSMAKRPKKRESMYIKCT
- the LOC117195020 gene encoding actin-related protein 4-like isoform X1, which codes for MNGGNMLYVGDEIGALVFDPGHHSLRVGYAQEDSPKAEIPSVVGIGASPTPDTNLDPDTKTDNNVTPNISFHMISHEALSATTSSLSRLQPPVQLQLLLPLPHICLFSY
- the LOC117195020 gene encoding actin-like protein 6B isoform X4, producing MNGGNMLYVGDEIGALVFDPGHHSLRVGYAQEDSPKAEIPSVVGIGASPTPDTNLDPDTKTDNNVTPNTSSSAPAPTPAPAYLFV
- the LOC117195020 gene encoding actin-related protein 4-like isoform X2 yields the protein MNGGNMLYVGDEIGALVFDPGHHSLRVGYAQEDSPKAEIPSVVGIGASPTPDTNLDPDTKTDNNVTPNRGLVRHYVLVIPPAASSSAPAPTPAPAYLFV
- the LOC117195020 gene encoding actin-related protein 4-like isoform X3; its protein translation is MNGGNMLYVGDEIGALVFDPGHHSLRVGYAQEDSPKAEIPSVVGIGASPTPDTNLDPDTKTDNNVTPNSLVRHYVLVIPPAASSSAPAPTPAPAYLFV